One part of the Lotus japonicus ecotype B-129 chromosome 2, LjGifu_v1.2 genome encodes these proteins:
- the LOC130737949 gene encoding syntaxin-related protein KNOLLE: MNDLMTKSFTNYVDLKKAAMKDVDLEAGHPPRPSSDVELSLRSSMDTDMGLFLQEAERVRTEIGDLREILGKLQQANEESKSLHKPEALKSLQTRINTDIVTLLKKARVIRTQLEEMDRANDANRRLSGLKDGTPAIYRTRIAVTNGLRKKLKELMMEFQGLRQRMMSEYRETVGRRYFTVTGENPDEEVIEKIISNGDEGGFMFLGKAVEEHGRGKVLETVAEIQDRHEGAKEVEKSLLELHQVFLDMAVMVEAQGEKMDDIEHHVLHSSHYVKDGTKNLQTAKMYQKSSRKWMCIGIIILLILILVIVIPIVTSLTSS; encoded by the coding sequence ATGAACGACCTCATGACCAAGTCATTCACCAACTACGTAGATCTGAAGAAAGCAGCGATGAAAGACGTTGATCTCGAAGCAGGTCACCCTCCTCGTCCTTCATCCGATGTGGAACTAAGCTTAAGATCTTCAATGGACACTGACATGGGTCTCTTCCTGCAAGAAGCAGAGCGAGTGAGAACCGAAATCGGCGATCTCCGTGAAATTCTCGGAAAGCTCCAACAAGCCAACGAAGAGAGCAAGTCCCTTCACAAACCGGAAGCCCTGAAATCGCTCCAAACCAGAATCAACACCGACATTGTGACCCTCCTGAAGAAGGCGAGGGTGATCAGGACCCAGCTCGAAGAGATGGACCGCGCCAACGACGCTAACAGAAGGCTCTCAGGGCTCAAAGATGGGACGCCGGCGATTTACCGGACGCGAATTGCGGTGACGAATGGGCTGAGGAAGAAACTGAAGGAGCTGATGATGGAGTTTCAAGGGCTGAGGCAGAGGATGATGAGTGAGTACAGGGAAACTGTTGGGAGAAGGTATTTCACTGTGACAGGGGAAAATCCAGATGAAGAGGTGATTGAGAAGATCATTTCGAACGGTGATGAAGGAGGGTTTATGTTTTTGGGGAAGGCGGTGGAGGAGCACGGCAGAGGGAAGGTTCTGGAAACTGTGGCGGAGATACAGGACCGGCACGAGGGCGCAAAGGAGGTGGAGAAGAGTTTGTTAGAGCTGCATCAGGTGTTTCTGGACATGGCGGTGATGGTGGAGGCGCAGGGGGAGAAGATGGATGACATTGAGCACCACGTGCTTCATTCTTCTCACTATGTGAAGGATGGAACGAAGAACCTTCAGACAGCAAAGATGTACCAGAAGAGCAGCAGGAAGTGGATGTGTATTGGGATTATCATTCTTCTCATCCTCATTCTGGTTATTGTCATCCCCATCGTTACCAGTCTCACCAGTTCTTGA